In Gemmatimonas sp., one genomic interval encodes:
- a CDS encoding MbnP family copper-binding protein, with translation MLTVLAALAAASVAPAPLFPAVADSLVPVTIRVQAMVGSEPFVCGRSYSGIGTTGATITASEFRFYVHNVRLVNARGDTIAAAIQPRAPWQDRDVALVDVENGTGPCSGGTPEMHPEITVLAPAGSYRGVAFTLGVPFARNHGDLAAQPAPLSLSRLFWSWNGGYKFLRVDLRAAQGDSAATGWVIHLGSTGCTGEAGAKSPTSCAQPNRADVALAGFDPSRDVIVADLGALLARSDVRRNQPQTALGCMSAPGDSDCGGLFASLGLAHPAATGADTPRFFRVARASATVGQGEAR, from the coding sequence ATGTTGACTGTGCTTGCCGCGCTCGCCGCTGCCAGCGTGGCGCCCGCGCCGCTGTTCCCCGCCGTAGCCGATTCGCTTGTCCCGGTGACCATCCGCGTACAGGCGATGGTTGGCAGCGAACCGTTCGTGTGCGGACGTAGCTACAGCGGTATCGGCACCACCGGTGCCACCATTACGGCCAGCGAGTTCCGCTTCTACGTGCACAACGTGCGGTTGGTGAATGCGCGTGGTGATACGATAGCGGCTGCCATCCAGCCGCGGGCGCCATGGCAGGACCGTGATGTCGCGCTCGTGGATGTCGAGAACGGCACCGGCCCCTGCAGTGGTGGGACGCCCGAGATGCACCCGGAGATCACCGTGCTCGCGCCTGCCGGTAGCTATCGCGGCGTGGCGTTCACCCTCGGTGTGCCGTTTGCGCGCAACCACGGCGATCTCGCGGCGCAGCCTGCGCCGCTCTCGCTGTCGCGCCTCTTCTGGTCGTGGAACGGTGGCTACAAGTTCCTGCGTGTCGACCTGCGGGCTGCACAAGGCGATTCGGCTGCAACCGGCTGGGTCATTCATCTGGGCAGCACCGGGTGCACCGGCGAGGCGGGGGCCAAGTCCCCCACGTCGTGCGCGCAGCCCAACCGTGCCGATGTGGCACTGGCCGGCTTCGACCCGTCACGTGACGTAATCGTCGCCGACCTCGGCGCGCTGCTCGCACGCAGCGACGTGCGGCGCAACCAGCCGCAGACGGCACTGGGGTGCATGTCTGCCCCCGGCGACAGCGACTGCGGCGGGCTCTTCGCCTCGCTCGGGTTGGCACACCCTGCAGCGACCGGTGCCGACACGCCGCGCTTCTTCCGGGTGGCGCGCGCAAGCGCCACCGTGGGGCAGGGTGAGGCGCGCTGA
- a CDS encoding cytochrome c-type biogenesis protein CcmH has protein sequence MQTDSLLVSGTETPAVARTIITTAMSPYCPGLTLEVCPSPQADSLRRVIIARVQRGDTRTMIEADLERDFGAEIRSMPKAEGFGLVGWAVPGLVVLVGAFIVTRWLRGQVRRTEP, from the coding sequence ATGCAGACGGATTCGCTTCTCGTTTCCGGTACGGAAACCCCAGCGGTGGCACGCACCATCATCACGACCGCGATGAGCCCGTATTGCCCGGGGCTCACGCTTGAGGTGTGCCCCAGCCCCCAAGCGGATAGCCTGCGGCGCGTCATCATCGCGCGAGTACAGCGGGGCGATACGCGAACGATGATCGAGGCCGACCTCGAGCGCGACTTCGGCGCCGAGATCCGGTCGATGCCCAAGGCCGAGGGGTTCGGGCTGGTCGGCTGGGCCGTGCCGGGGCTCGTCGTGCTCGTGGGGGCGTTCATCGTGACGCGGTGGCTGCGCGGGCAGGTGCGGCGCACTGAACCGTGA
- a CDS encoding cytochrome c yields MAAAVVALAACGGDKPADTPPADSAAPAPAATPAPTDSAAPVAAAGNVSMEKGQEIYARCVTCHQQNGDGVLGAFPPLAGSEWVTGPVARPIAILLHGLQGEITVKGTKYNSMMLAYGTGAPMTDEEVASVLTYVRGSFGNTASAVTVEDVAKVRTATAGRSAPMSQKDLEALQ; encoded by the coding sequence ATGGCTGCTGCCGTTGTCGCGCTCGCGGCGTGCGGCGGCGACAAGCCAGCCGATACGCCCCCCGCCGACAGCGCCGCCCCCGCGCCCGCAGCCACGCCCGCTCCCACCGATTCCGCGGCGCCGGTCGCCGCCGCGGGCAACGTCTCCATGGAAAAGGGGCAGGAGATCTACGCCCGCTGCGTCACCTGCCATCAGCAGAACGGCGACGGCGTGCTGGGCGCATTCCCGCCGCTCGCCGGCTCGGAATGGGTGACCGGCCCAGTCGCTCGCCCCATCGCCATCCTGCTGCATGGTCTTCAGGGAGAAATCACGGTCAAGGGGACCAAGTACAACAGCATGATGCTGGCCTATGGCACAGGGGCTCCGATGACCGACGAGGAAGTCGCGTCGGTGCTCACCTATGTGCGCGGCAGCTTCGGCAACACGGCCTCGGCTGTCACTGTCGAGGATGTGGCGAAGGTGCGCACGGCCACCGCTGGCCGCTCCGCGCCCATGTCCCAGAAGGACCTCGAGGCGCTGCAGTAA